Proteins from one Candidatus Sulfotelmatobacter sp. genomic window:
- a CDS encoding ubiquinol-cytochrome c reductase iron-sulfur subunit, which yields MANAVVALGGVIGLSIAVPLVWSLLPSAEASGDQWSALTPDEADQLKKATAKTPVRVTFNLHETNGYFGASDSEEFVWAVATTDDQLKAERPELFGPDAPKYPVVNMGFVIFSPICPHLGCRYLWNTQQNKFLCPCHGSQYDELGKHLAGPALRGLDPLPLRDFQGKVQVTWIEYQTNTPQMIIQKIG from the coding sequence ATGGCGAACGCCGTCGTCGCCCTGGGCGGCGTGATCGGCCTGAGCATCGCCGTCCCGCTGGTGTGGTCGCTGCTGCCGTCGGCCGAAGCGTCCGGCGACCAGTGGTCCGCACTGACGCCCGACGAGGCGGACCAGCTCAAGAAGGCAACCGCCAAGACGCCGGTGCGCGTGACGTTCAACCTGCACGAGACGAACGGCTACTTCGGTGCCTCCGACTCCGAGGAGTTCGTCTGGGCGGTCGCCACGACCGACGATCAGCTCAAGGCCGAGCGGCCCGAGCTGTTCGGACCCGACGCGCCGAAGTATCCGGTCGTGAACATGGGGTTCGTGATCTTCAGCCCGATCTGCCCGCACCTGGGCTGCCGGTACCTGTGGAACACGCAGCAGAACAAGTTCCTCTGCCCCTGCCACGGCTCGCAGTACGACGAGCTCGGCAAGCACCTCGCCGGTCCGGCGCTGCGCGGTCTCGATCCGCTCCCGTTGCGCGACTTCCAGGGCAAAGTCCAGGTGACGTGGATCGAGTATCAGACGAACACGCCCCAGATGATCATCCAAAAGATCGGATAG
- a CDS encoding MFS transporter, translating to MQTFASLRRHRNYRLYFTGQLVSQIGTWLQTAAQSWLVLDLTHSAIAVGVVSFCFYGPYAVLGLLGGALADRVSRHRLMMATQGAMALCAAALALIVFLHVDRVWVIDLIAVIRGVVLVFNNPSRQALMVQLVGRGELANAIALNSGLNNATRIVGPGIAGVLIATVGTGWCFALNAVSYLAVIAALGAMREHEFHPTPGIQRRTPLLRSIADGLRYARKTKTITVVLAMLLVISLFAINFNVLLPVLARQTLHGGPQVYGLIAASFGAGAFIGALIVASRERASPRVLLAAACGFGAAQIGLAFERSTLGDALVLVVVGVCYTLYTASTNALVQLATPGFLQGRIGGLYSYVFLATGPFGALLVGWLSERGGTDLAFLVGGIGTLVMVVFGLATRPWPMPTGTLRARRRATTSS from the coding sequence GTGCAGACCTTCGCCAGCCTCCGCCGCCACCGCAACTACCGGCTCTACTTCACCGGGCAGCTCGTCTCGCAGATCGGCACCTGGCTGCAGACGGCGGCGCAGTCGTGGCTGGTCCTCGATCTCACGCACTCCGCGATCGCGGTCGGCGTCGTCAGCTTCTGCTTCTACGGACCCTACGCGGTGCTCGGGCTGCTCGGCGGGGCGCTCGCCGACCGTGTCTCGCGCCATCGCCTGATGATGGCGACGCAGGGGGCGATGGCGCTCTGCGCCGCCGCGCTGGCGCTGATCGTGTTTCTGCACGTCGACCGCGTCTGGGTGATCGACCTGATCGCCGTGATCCGCGGCGTCGTCCTGGTCTTCAACAACCCCAGCCGCCAAGCACTGATGGTGCAGCTGGTCGGCCGCGGGGAGCTGGCCAACGCCATCGCGCTCAACTCGGGGCTCAACAACGCGACCCGCATCGTCGGCCCGGGCATCGCGGGCGTGCTGATCGCGACGGTCGGAACGGGCTGGTGCTTCGCGCTCAACGCCGTCAGCTATCTGGCCGTCATCGCCGCGCTGGGCGCGATGCGCGAGCACGAGTTCCACCCGACGCCGGGAATCCAGCGGCGCACGCCGCTGCTGCGCTCGATCGCCGACGGGTTGCGCTACGCGCGCAAGACCAAGACGATCACCGTCGTGCTGGCGATGCTGCTGGTGATCTCGCTGTTCGCGATCAACTTCAACGTGCTGCTCCCCGTTCTCGCGCGGCAGACACTGCACGGCGGCCCGCAGGTCTACGGCCTCATCGCCGCCAGCTTCGGCGCCGGCGCCTTCATCGGAGCGCTGATCGTGGCGTCGCGCGAGCGCGCCTCACCGCGCGTGCTGCTCGCGGCCGCATGCGGCTTCGGAGCGGCGCAGATCGGCCTCGCGTTCGAGCGCAGCACGCTGGGCGACGCACTCGTGCTGGTCGTGGTCGGCGTCTGTTACACCCTCTACACCGCCAGCACCAACGCGCTGGTCCAGCTCGCGACGCCGGGGTTCTTGCAGGGCCGCATCGGCGGTCTCTACAGCTACGTGTTTCTCGCGACCGGCCCGTTCGGTGCGCTGCTGGTGGGCTGGCTCTCCGAGCGCGGCGGCACCGACCTGGCCTTTCTGGTCGGCGGGATCGGCACGCTCGTCATGGTCGTGTTCGGCTTGGCGACGCGCCCGTGGCCGATGCCGACCGGGACGCTGCGCGCCCGCCGCCGGGCTACGACGAGCAGCTGA
- the hemC gene encoding hydroxymethylbilane synthase: MYPVALSVRDRRVVVVGGGTVAERKVRGLLEAGARVVVVSPALTPGLTALAETSALSWQVRPYAAGDLTGALLAFAATGDADVDAAVVAEARAAGILVNDAGDAARGDFATPAVHRSGPLTVTVETGGLSPSFTKRVRDELAVQLDARYARAAATLGALRERVLAVIPADRRAAVMRHFAERDLEELAAMLPGSVEHEVERAAETLAGVVPATLAPLVCATRASALAMTQTRGVMAALARAGLPSTILTVTTRGDAVQDRSIAAIGTDNVFVTELELALREKRADYAVHSCKDLPSTLAADMTLAAIGAREDPRDVFCSERWPTFAALPAGARIGTSSPRRRAQLRALRPDLVYDDVRGNVDTRLRKLRDGDYDAIVLAAAGLRRLGVAATHTVPFPVDELTPAVGQGALAVETRRGDPLAVRVREILGDPATTLAVTAERAVLRALRGGCQAPVGVHATWADGRLALGAAVAAPSGAAVLRARREAQIAIDDLAGAEALADALAGELLADGAAELIAPAPLAGRLFLLPRTQPRPSRIAPAFREAGAEVVEAADSAAARTALGARTPSVILFPSSGSVEAIGGYLDELRGRRERPLVAAMGPASSASAGARGWPPDVVAPSAEVGAFVQSVMLYVLENER, from the coding sequence GTGTATCCCGTCGCCCTCTCGGTTCGTGACCGGCGCGTCGTCGTCGTCGGCGGCGGGACCGTGGCCGAACGAAAGGTGCGCGGGCTCCTGGAGGCCGGGGCGCGCGTCGTCGTCGTCAGCCCGGCCCTGACGCCGGGGTTGACCGCGCTGGCCGAAACGAGCGCCTTGAGCTGGCAGGTGCGGCCGTACGCCGCCGGTGATCTAACGGGCGCTCTCTTGGCCTTTGCCGCCACCGGCGATGCGGACGTCGACGCGGCCGTGGTGGCCGAAGCGCGCGCCGCCGGGATCCTGGTCAACGACGCCGGTGACGCCGCTCGCGGCGACTTCGCCACCCCGGCCGTCCACCGGTCCGGCCCGCTGACCGTCACGGTCGAGACCGGCGGCCTCTCGCCGAGCTTCACCAAGCGGGTCCGCGACGAGCTGGCGGTGCAGCTCGACGCCCGCTACGCGCGCGCCGCCGCGACGCTGGGGGCCCTGCGCGAGCGCGTGCTGGCGGTCATCCCCGCCGATCGGCGGGCCGCCGTCATGCGGCATTTCGCCGAACGCGACCTCGAGGAGCTGGCGGCGATGCTCCCCGGCAGCGTCGAGCACGAGGTCGAGCGCGCCGCCGAGACGCTGGCCGGGGTCGTCCCGGCGACGCTGGCGCCGCTGGTCTGCGCGACCCGCGCGAGCGCGCTGGCGATGACGCAGACGCGCGGCGTCATGGCGGCGCTGGCGCGGGCCGGACTGCCCTCGACGATCCTCACCGTCACGACCCGCGGCGACGCCGTCCAGGATCGCTCGATCGCCGCGATCGGGACCGACAACGTGTTCGTCACCGAGCTGGAGCTGGCGCTGCGCGAGAAGCGCGCCGACTACGCGGTCCACTCGTGCAAGGATTTGCCGAGTACGCTGGCCGCCGACATGACGCTGGCGGCGATCGGCGCGCGCGAGGATCCGCGCGACGTCTTTTGCAGCGAGCGCTGGCCGACGTTCGCCGCGCTGCCGGCCGGCGCGCGGATCGGCACCTCCTCGCCGCGGCGGCGCGCGCAGCTGCGCGCGCTGCGCCCTGATCTGGTGTACGACGACGTGCGCGGCAATGTCGACACGCGGCTGCGCAAGCTGCGCGACGGCGACTACGACGCGATCGTGCTGGCCGCCGCCGGGCTGCGCCGGCTGGGCGTCGCCGCCACCCACACCGTCCCGTTCCCGGTCGACGAGCTGACCCCGGCGGTCGGGCAAGGCGCCCTGGCGGTCGAGACCCGGCGTGGCGACCCGCTCGCCGTGCGCGTGCGGGAGATCCTGGGCGACCCGGCCACGACGCTCGCGGTGACCGCCGAGCGCGCGGTGCTGCGCGCTCTGCGTGGTGGCTGCCAGGCGCCGGTCGGCGTCCACGCGACCTGGGCCGACGGGCGGCTCGCCCTGGGCGCGGCGGTCGCGGCACCGTCCGGGGCGGCCGTCCTGCGCGCCCGACGCGAGGCCCAGATCGCGATCGACGACCTGGCCGGCGCCGAGGCACTCGCCGACGCGCTCGCCGGCGAGCTGCTGGCCGACGGGGCGGCCGAGCTGATCGCTCCGGCCCCACTGGCCGGCCGGCTGTTCCTGTTGCCGCGCACGCAGCCGCGGCCGAGCCGTATCGCCCCGGCCTTTCGCGAGGCGGGCGCCGAGGTCGTCGAGGCGGCCGACAGCGCGGCGGCGCGCACGGCCCTGGGCGCGCGGACCCCGAGCGTGATCCTGTTCCCCTCGTCCGGGTCGGTGGAGGCGATCGGCGGCTATCTGGACGAGCTGCGCGGCCGGCGCGAGCGACCGCTCGTCGCCGCCATGGGCCCGGCCTCCTCGGCCAGCGCCGGGGCACGCGGGTGGCCACCAGACGTTGTGGCACCCTCTGCCGAAGTAGGGGCGTTCGTGCAGTCCGTGATGCTCTACGTCCTGGAGAACGAGCGATGA
- a CDS encoding YdiU family protein, whose amino-acid sequence MAIAPPQGKTLEELRFDNSFAALGDAFSERRTPSGIPGARLVAFSQEAGSLLDLRPGEERRPEFLALVAGDALVRGMEPVAARYGGHQFGVWAGQLGDGRAILLGETTDVSGRPCELQLKGGGLTAFSRMGDGRAVIRSTVREFLASEALHHLGVPTTRALAMAAGDEPVLRERVERAATLIRLAPSFVRFGSFEIFHYRGLPAEVRTLADYVIARFFPEAGAGEDRYARFFATVVERTARLMAEWQAIGFAHGVMNTDNFSILGLTLDYGPYGFMETYEPSLICNHTDESGRYAFDKQPTIGLWNCYALAESLSSLIAEADRAVPLQRYAEVYRTHFLALVRAKLGLREPREDDADLALSLFEMLEQRRIDWTRFWRALSHDDAAALALLGEDAASRGWFARLGERVAAQGGDDAERRTAMRAVNPKYVLRNWIAQLAIEAVEAGDDAVIAEVLAVLRTPYDDHPEHEDWTQPAPAKYAGLEVSCSS is encoded by the coding sequence ATGGCCATCGCACCGCCGCAGGGGAAGACGCTCGAGGAGCTCCGCTTCGACAACAGTTTCGCGGCGCTCGGCGACGCGTTTTCCGAACGCCGGACGCCGAGCGGGATTCCCGGCGCGCGACTCGTCGCCTTCAGCCAAGAGGCCGGTTCGCTGCTCGACCTGCGCCCCGGCGAAGAGCGCCGGCCCGAGTTCCTCGCGCTGGTGGCCGGCGACGCGCTCGTGCGCGGGATGGAACCGGTGGCGGCGCGCTACGGCGGTCACCAGTTCGGCGTGTGGGCCGGTCAGCTCGGTGACGGGCGCGCGATCTTGCTCGGCGAGACCACCGACGTGTCCGGCCGCCCGTGCGAGCTGCAGCTCAAGGGCGGCGGCCTGACGGCGTTCTCGCGCATGGGCGACGGCCGCGCCGTCATCCGCTCGACGGTGCGCGAGTTCCTCGCCAGCGAGGCGCTGCACCACCTGGGCGTGCCGACGACGCGCGCGCTGGCGATGGCCGCCGGTGACGAGCCGGTGCTGCGCGAGCGCGTCGAGCGCGCCGCGACGCTGATCCGCCTCGCGCCCAGCTTCGTGCGCTTCGGCTCGTTCGAGATCTTCCACTACCGCGGACTGCCGGCCGAGGTGCGCACGCTGGCCGACTACGTCATCGCGCGCTTCTTTCCGGAAGCGGGCGCGGGCGAGGACCGTTACGCGCGCTTCTTCGCGACCGTCGTCGAACGCACGGCCCGCTTGATGGCCGAGTGGCAGGCGATCGGCTTCGCGCACGGCGTCATGAACACCGACAACTTCTCGATCCTGGGGCTGACGCTCGACTACGGTCCGTACGGCTTCATGGAGACCTACGAGCCGAGCCTGATCTGCAACCACACCGACGAGAGCGGCCGCTACGCGTTCGACAAGCAGCCGACGATCGGGCTGTGGAACTGCTACGCGCTGGCGGAGTCGCTCTCGTCGCTGATCGCCGAGGCCGATCGGGCGGTCCCGCTGCAGCGCTACGCCGAGGTCTACCGCACCCACTTCCTGGCGCTGGTGCGCGCCAAGCTCGGTTTGCGCGAGCCGCGCGAAGACGACGCCGACCTCGCGCTTTCGCTGTTCGAGATGCTCGAGCAGCGCCGAATCGACTGGACGCGCTTCTGGCGCGCGCTCTCGCACGACGACGCCGCCGCGCTGGCGCTGCTCGGCGAGGACGCGGCCTCCCGCGGCTGGTTCGCGCGTCTGGGCGAGCGCGTTGCCGCTCAAGGCGGCGACGACGCGGAGCGCCGCACGGCGATGCGCGCGGTCAACCCGAAGTACGTGCTGCGCAACTGGATCGCGCAGCTCGCCATCGAGGCGGTCGAAGCCGGCGACGACGCCGTCATCGCCGAGGTGCTGGCCGTGCTGCGCACGCCGTACGACGACCATCCCGAACACGAGGACTGGACGCAGCCCGCGCCGGCCAAGTACGCGGGCCTCGAGGTCAGCTGCTCGTCGTAG
- a CDS encoding glycosyltransferase family 39 protein, which translates to MLSVPARAALLGALFAALVTLPALGMGTLWDNSETAYGEVAREIVLTHDWVVMHLNSQPWFVQPPLYFWIAALFAKVFGVTALALRLPSALATIAMGGAVGYATARIAGGRAGMVAAIVLSTSLMQAIVGRLAIMDALLDFAIAAAILWWFRALEPSGSPRRRSVAFICGALALALGTLAKGPVAPAVTLLVIGPWAVWEWRAGRLAAPAPRVLVLGVLAYLIVTLPWFVLLGLRVGPHAIVELIGHYTIGRYTGVIENQRGPVWYYVPVLILGFFPWIAFLPAAVRAAWYEARGADGAFARLALVWAVVPFVFFSFANTKLPNYVALLLPALAILVALWFERVAAGAERRTAIVSAASVPVFVGCMAVAIAIFARTNELTFDLAAVGPQLIFLGVAMLLGSLLTVVTIARRATVAWSPYVLALTSGALVLFIAFVAEPAAERLKPIPPVARAIDAGVRPGDLVASRGASGGNGLIFYTRPPVLDITDGIPAFDRAVCSADTAWVVILPKDAPRLLDAVHALHRDAAIVARGPLGAPPRALLLHVDGPRCS; encoded by the coding sequence ATGCTTTCCGTCCCCGCGCGCGCGGCACTACTCGGCGCGCTCTTCGCCGCGCTCGTCACGCTACCAGCGCTCGGGATGGGAACGCTGTGGGACAATAGCGAGACGGCGTACGGCGAGGTCGCTCGCGAGATCGTGCTGACCCACGATTGGGTCGTCATGCACCTCAACAGCCAACCCTGGTTCGTCCAGCCGCCGCTCTACTTCTGGATCGCGGCGCTGTTCGCCAAGGTGTTCGGCGTGACGGCGCTGGCGCTGCGCCTGCCCAGCGCGCTGGCGACGATCGCGATGGGCGGCGCCGTCGGCTACGCGACCGCGCGCATCGCCGGCGGCCGCGCCGGCATGGTGGCCGCCATCGTCCTCTCGACCAGCTTGATGCAGGCCATCGTCGGACGCCTGGCGATCATGGACGCGTTGCTCGACTTCGCGATCGCGGCCGCGATCTTGTGGTGGTTCCGCGCGCTCGAGCCGTCGGGCTCGCCGCGGCGGCGCAGCGTCGCGTTCATCTGCGGCGCGCTGGCGCTCGCGCTCGGCACGCTGGCGAAGGGGCCGGTCGCGCCGGCGGTGACGCTGCTGGTGATCGGACCGTGGGCGGTCTGGGAGTGGCGCGCGGGCCGGCTCGCCGCGCCCGCGCCGCGCGTGCTCGTGCTTGGCGTGCTGGCGTACCTGATCGTGACGTTACCGTGGTTCGTGCTGCTCGGGCTGCGCGTCGGCCCGCACGCGATCGTCGAGCTGATCGGCCACTACACCATCGGCCGGTACACCGGCGTGATCGAGAACCAGCGCGGGCCGGTGTGGTACTACGTCCCGGTCCTGATCCTCGGTTTCTTCCCGTGGATCGCGTTCTTGCCGGCGGCCGTGCGTGCGGCGTGGTACGAAGCGCGCGGCGCCGACGGCGCGTTCGCCCGGCTGGCGCTGGTGTGGGCGGTGGTCCCGTTCGTCTTCTTCAGCTTCGCCAACACCAAGCTGCCCAACTACGTCGCGCTGCTGTTGCCGGCGCTGGCGATCTTGGTCGCGCTGTGGTTCGAGCGAGTCGCCGCCGGCGCCGAACGGCGCACCGCGATCGTCTCGGCAGCCAGCGTCCCGGTGTTCGTCGGCTGCATGGCGGTCGCGATCGCGATCTTCGCGCGCACCAACGAGCTCACGTTCGATCTGGCGGCGGTCGGTCCGCAGCTGATCTTCCTGGGCGTGGCGATGCTGCTCGGCTCGCTGTTGACCGTGGTGACGATCGCGCGTCGCGCCACCGTGGCCTGGTCGCCGTACGTGCTGGCGCTCACCAGCGGCGCGCTGGTGCTCTTCATCGCGTTCGTCGCGGAACCGGCGGCCGAACGGCTCAAGCCGATCCCGCCGGTGGCGCGGGCGATCGACGCCGGCGTGCGGCCGGGCGACCTGGTCGCCTCGCGCGGCGCGAGCGGCGGCAACGGGCTGATCTTCTACACCCGGCCGCCGGTACTCGACATCACCGACGGGATCCCGGCCTTCGACCGCGCGGTGTGCTCGGCGGACACCGCGTGGGTCGTCATCCTGCCGAAGGACGCGCCGCGTCTGCTCGACGCCGTTCACGCACTGCACCGCGACGCCGCGATCGTCGCGCGCGGCCCGCTCGGCGCGCCGCCGCGCGCCCTGCTCCTGCACGTCGACGGCCCACGCTGCTCTTGA
- a CDS encoding cytochrome b N-terminal domain-containing protein produces MLNWLDSRTGLVTQTKEFLTEDVPGGASYWYAFGSATVFAMILQIATGIFLCFYYSPSTATAWESTKYLIEKVPAGHFVLSLHYWGASAMIAFMAMHLLQVLLWGAYKKPRELQWIVGVILFIITLVLGLTGYLLPWDLNALLASKVAIDISGNAPVLGPAVQQFLQDGTSIGTLTINRFFGIHVWLMPALLVLLVALHLAIFRWNGPAGPPIDEAPKLKPGRFWPDQMFMDTVLSFVMFVIIVALAAFAPVGLDDKADPNNAQFVPYPAWYFLALYALLDAVGNLPPAIVQFASLIATIVGPTLLIVILIVLPFIDRNPSRRLTRRPWVLAITALVMIGAIGFSYFGQSNVVNGQLAHGIIGPNAAVAANGPAQLQVEGGPQGTAGASGTSGGSPTSATAGAGASVYSANCSGCHGATGQGTPGAFPPLANNPVVVGDPTKVIGIVSNGLTGSISVNGASFNGQMPAWKGNLKPDQIAAVITYIRSAWGNKASPVTTAQVTAAQK; encoded by the coding sequence ATGTTGAACTGGCTCGACTCGCGCACCGGACTCGTCACGCAGACGAAGGAATTCCTCACTGAGGACGTTCCGGGCGGCGCTTCGTATTGGTACGCGTTCGGCTCCGCGACCGTGTTCGCGATGATCTTGCAGATCGCGACCGGCATTTTCTTGTGCTTCTACTACTCGCCGTCGACCGCGACCGCGTGGGAGTCGACGAAGTACCTGATCGAGAAAGTCCCCGCCGGCCACTTCGTGCTCTCGCTGCACTACTGGGGCGCGTCGGCCATGATCGCGTTCATGGCGATGCACCTGCTGCAAGTGCTGCTGTGGGGCGCCTACAAGAAGCCGCGCGAGCTGCAGTGGATCGTCGGCGTGATCCTGTTCATCATCACGCTGGTGCTCGGCCTGACCGGCTACCTGCTGCCGTGGGACCTCAACGCGCTGCTGGCCTCGAAGGTCGCGATCGACATCTCCGGCAACGCGCCGGTGCTCGGGCCGGCCGTGCAGCAGTTCTTGCAGGACGGCACCTCGATCGGCACGCTGACCATCAACCGCTTCTTCGGCATCCACGTCTGGCTGATGCCGGCGCTGCTGGTGCTGCTGGTCGCCTTGCACTTGGCGATCTTCCGCTGGAACGGCCCGGCCGGTCCGCCGATCGACGAGGCGCCCAAGCTCAAGCCCGGCCGCTTCTGGCCGGACCAGATGTTCATGGACACGGTCCTCTCGTTCGTGATGTTCGTGATCATCGTCGCGCTGGCCGCGTTCGCGCCGGTCGGGCTCGACGACAAAGCCGATCCGAACAACGCGCAGTTCGTGCCGTATCCGGCCTGGTATTTCCTCGCGCTCTACGCGCTGCTCGACGCGGTCGGCAACTTGCCGCCGGCGATCGTGCAGTTCGCCTCGCTGATCGCGACGATCGTCGGCCCGACGCTGCTGATCGTCATCCTGATCGTCCTGCCGTTCATCGACCGCAACCCCTCGCGCCGGCTCACTCGCCGGCCGTGGGTCCTGGCCATCACCGCGCTGGTGATGATCGGCGCGATCGGCTTCTCGTACTTCGGCCAGTCGAACGTCGTCAACGGCCAGCTCGCGCACGGCATCATCGGCCCCAACGCGGCGGTCGCCGCCAACGGGCCGGCGCAGCTGCAGGTCGAGGGCGGCCCGCAAGGCACCGCCGGTGCCAGCGGCACCAGCGGCGGCTCGCCGACGTCGGCGACCGCCGGCGCGGGCGCGTCGGTGTACTCGGCGAATTGCAGTGGCTGCCACGGCGCGACCGGCCAGGGTACGCCGGGCGCGTTCCCGCCGCTGGCCAACAACCCGGTCGTGGTCGGCGATCCGACCAAGGTCATCGGGATCGTCTCCAACGGGCTGACCGGCAGCATCTCCGTCAACGGCGCGAGCTTCAACGGTCAGATGCCGGCCTGGAAGGGCAACCTCAAGCCCGACCAGATCGCCGCCGTCATCACCTACATCCGCAGCGCGTGGGGCAACAAGGCCTCCCCCGTCACCACCGCCCAGGTCACCGCCGCGCAGAAGTAA
- a CDS encoding RNA-binding protein: protein MDRPPSDQPQPGELRPGEVRVLVRGIARGVSVTELAELFMPYGGDPNRIALPRDRRTRRRKGIAYVVFANARLAEAAIAAFTNTVLQDKTITLELAADRPPKKPRGRGR from the coding sequence GTGGATCGTCCCCCCTCCGATCAGCCCCAGCCCGGCGAGTTACGACCGGGCGAGGTCCGCGTTTTGGTTCGCGGCATCGCTCGCGGCGTCTCGGTGACCGAGCTGGCCGAATTGTTCATGCCGTACGGTGGCGATCCGAACCGCATCGCCCTGCCGCGCGATCGGCGCACCCGCCGCCGCAAGGGCATCGCGTACGTCGTGTTCGCCAACGCGCGGCTGGCCGAAGCGGCGATCGCCGCGTTCACCAACACCGTGCTGCAGGACAAGACGATCACCCTCGAGCTGGCCGCGGACCGGCCGCCCAAGAAGCCGCGCGGCCGCGGCCGCTGA
- a CDS encoding DUF2630 family protein has protein sequence MNDQQLHEHIEKLVAEEHSLLEQGSAITADDRTRLGDINVQLDRLWDLLRQRRAREEFGQNPDQSRERSAETVEKYWQ, from the coding sequence GTGAACGATCAGCAACTGCACGAGCACATCGAGAAGCTCGTCGCCGAGGAACACTCCCTGCTCGAGCAGGGCAGCGCGATCACCGCTGACGACCGGACGCGGCTGGGCGACATCAACGTCCAGCTCGACCGGCTCTGGGATCTGTTGCGCCAGCGGCGCGCGCGCGAGGAGTTCGGTCAGAATCCCGACCAGAGCCGCGAGCGCAGCGCCGAGACGGTCGAGAAATACTGGCAGTAG
- a CDS encoding cytochrome c yields MRAFFGGFVLALILVAVAGVAAVLTGVVPARQDVKPGMMERWAAKKSLAATMRREVPQPPYPIATPDEAGFVKGATLYVQNCAVCHGTAHSTPTAIAQGFAIHAPQFAKHGVDDDPVGETYWKIDHGIRFTAMPAFDQTMDQQSIWQIAYFLKNLPALPPRAKAVWENPSTVAPPTPAPVPSRSPGEGPPSDHAD; encoded by the coding sequence ATGCGTGCATTTTTCGGCGGGTTCGTACTCGCCCTGATCCTGGTCGCGGTGGCGGGCGTGGCCGCGGTCCTCACCGGGGTCGTGCCGGCACGCCAGGACGTCAAGCCGGGCATGATGGAGCGCTGGGCTGCCAAGAAATCGCTGGCGGCGACGATGCGCCGCGAGGTGCCGCAGCCGCCGTATCCGATCGCGACGCCGGACGAGGCCGGCTTCGTCAAAGGCGCGACCCTGTACGTGCAAAATTGCGCCGTCTGCCATGGCACCGCGCACAGCACGCCGACCGCGATCGCACAAGGCTTCGCGATCCACGCGCCGCAGTTCGCCAAGCACGGGGTCGACGACGATCCGGTCGGCGAGACGTACTGGAAGATCGATCACGGCATCCGCTTCACCGCGATGCCGGCCTTCGATCAGACGATGGATCAGCAGTCGATCTGGCAGATCGCGTACTTCCTCAAGAACCTGCCGGCGTTGCCGCCGCGCGCGAAGGCGGTCTGGGAAAACCCGAGCACGGTCGCGCCGCCGACGCCCGCGCCCGTTCCCTCACGGTCGCCAGGCGAAGGGCCGCCCTCGGACCATGCCGACTAG
- the hemB gene encoding porphobilinogen synthase encodes MNLAQRTRLVARPRRTRASAAFRGMVRETRINRDGLVQPLFVVEGTNVVQPIGSMPGVSRYSVDAVVRECRELEAVGVKAVLLFGIPDSAAKDAYATINADPNGVVQRAARAIKDALPHLVVIADLCNCEYTDHGHCGILDPTGDVDNDRTLEVLAKTAVSYAQAGVDVVAPSDMMDGRVAAIRGALDDEGFTKTAIMSYAAKYASGFYGPFREAAESTPSFGDRRTYQMDPGNAREALKEVRLDVEEGADIVMVKPAMAYLDVLYRVRQSTDLPLAVYHVSGEYAMIKAAAANGWIDEERIVDETLTAMARAGADVIITYFAKDYLARTR; translated from the coding sequence ATGAACCTGGCCCAGCGCACCCGCCTGGTCGCCCGTCCGCGCCGCACGCGCGCGAGCGCGGCGTTTCGCGGCATGGTCCGCGAGACGCGGATCAATCGCGACGGCCTGGTGCAGCCGCTGTTCGTGGTGGAAGGCACCAACGTCGTGCAGCCGATCGGCTCGATGCCGGGCGTGAGCCGGTACTCGGTCGACGCCGTCGTGCGCGAGTGCCGCGAGCTCGAGGCGGTCGGCGTCAAGGCCGTGCTGCTCTTCGGCATCCCGGACAGCGCCGCCAAAGACGCCTACGCGACGATCAACGCCGATCCCAACGGCGTCGTGCAGCGCGCCGCGCGCGCGATCAAGGACGCGTTGCCGCATCTGGTGGTCATCGCCGACCTGTGCAACTGCGAGTACACCGACCACGGCCACTGCGGCATTCTCGATCCGACCGGTGACGTCGACAACGACCGCACGCTCGAGGTGCTGGCGAAGACCGCGGTCTCGTACGCGCAGGCCGGCGTCGACGTCGTCGCACCGTCCGACATGATGGACGGCCGAGTGGCCGCGATTCGCGGAGCGCTCGACGACGAGGGCTTCACCAAGACCGCGATCATGTCGTACGCGGCGAAGTACGCCTCGGGGTTCTACGGCCCGTTCCGCGAAGCGGCCGAGTCGACGCCCTCGTTCGGCGACCGCCGCACCTACCAGATGGATCCCGGCAACGCGCGCGAGGCGCTCAAAGAGGTGCGGCTCGACGTCGAGGAGGGCGCCGATATCGTCATGGTCAAGCCGGCGATGGCGTATCTCGACGTGCTCTACCGCGTGCGCCAGAGCACCGATCTTCCGCTGGCCGTCTATCACGTCAGCGGCGAGTACGCGATGATCAAGGCCGCCGCCGCCAACGGCTGGATCGACGAAGAACGCATCGTCGACGAGACGCTGACCGCCATGGCCCGCGCCGGTGCCGACGTCATCATCACCTACTTCGCCAAAGACTATCTCGCGCGCACCCGATGA